The following DNA comes from Candidatus Moraniibacteriota bacterium.
CTTGTTTTTAAAATACTTTTATACAAGCCAGTCCTCTTTTTCACATAGTAATTCCATTTTTTCGGATCCAGTAACGCGCAGAATATCCCTTCTATTTTAACTCCTTTACCATAAGCAGTTCTACCCGGCATCTTTATGAATCCGGCTATTAATTGTTTTCCAATTCTAGGTCCTTTTATAACATCCCCTATTGACAAGCCGTTAACTTTAAGAGTATCGACCAGAATGGCTGCTTCTTTCTCAATAAATTTCCCCCCGTGTTTTATTAAAGTTTCCGCTATCCTTATCCTCTTAGATTTTTCAAATGCCTCAATAAGATAATTTAAAAAGGATTCTTTTCTCATTCTGACCTCCTTTTATTACTGAAGAATTGCCCATAATGGGTTGTTTCCTTCTCATTGTTTATAAAAGAACTATCCCAATCTAACAACTGCCCCGCCCTCGCAATTATCAAGTCATTATAGAAAATTTAGACATTTTGTCAATATTTAAAATTTAAAACAGACCCGAATCAATCGTTTCATTATACTGCGGCCGCAGTATAATGAATTATTGCCTGAACTATTTCAACTTTAAATTGGCGTCCGGTTGGAGGGTTTTCCAGCTTGAAAGCGCTTTTTTCTTTTGGGTTACGGTCATATATTTCCAGCGATAATATCCGGCGGCGGCGATCATGGCGGCGTTGTCGATGGAGTATCTGATATCTGGTATTTTGTATATGGTATTCGGATAGTATCTACGTAGATTGTTACGTAACTGGTTACGTAACTCGATGTTTGCTGACACTCCGCCAGCAAGCATTATGGTTTTAGGGCAGTAGATTTTGGCAGCTTTCAGGGTTTTGGAAATTAAAACATCAACCACTGCTTGCTGGAATTCGGCGCACAATATAGCTTTTAGTTTATAGTTTATAGTTTTTAGTTTTTTAGTTTCATACAAAACCGCGGTTTTGAGGCCGGAGAAGGAAAAGTTTAGATTATTTGAATTAATCATTGGGCGGGGCAAGCGAAAGAATTTTGAATTTTGAATTTTGAATTTTGAATTTGTTTCAGATTTAGGATTTATAACTTGAGATTTCCATTGCGAAGCAAACTTTGCAATGGCTGGTCCTCCCGGATAACCCAATCCCAAAATCCTTGCTACCTTGTCAAACGCTTCTCCAGCAGCGTCGTCCAGTGTCTCGCCGATAATTTCGTAGTCCAAATGTTTTTTCATCAAAATCAATTGCGTATGCCCGCCGGAGACGACCAGACATAAAATTGGAAATTTTATGTCTGAGCTTCTAAGCTTCTTAGCTTTATTAGATTTTGAATTTACGCTAATAAAATTGGCGTAAATGTGCCCTTCAATATGATGAATTCCCAGAAGCGGTTTTTTCCAAACGTAAGCCAGAGTTTTGGCAACATTTGTTCCGATAAGAAGCGCCGGTATAAGGCCGGGTCCTCGGGTGACGGTGATTAAATCAATGTCATGCGGTTTGATGCCCGCCTCTTTAAAGGCAAGATTTATAACCAGGATGATGTTTTTCAGATGTTCTCGGGCAGCAAGATTAGGCACCACGCCGCCCCAGCGGGCATGAATTTTAGTTTGCGATGAAACAATATTAGACAGGACTTTCAATTTACCTTTGCCGGCTTTTATCACTGAAGCAGCTGTCTCGTCGCAGGAGGTCTCAATGCCAAGAATGGTAGTAATGGACATTTTTTTGGATTATAATAACATTGATATTATAACACGCTGAAGATATTTGAACGCAAGAAATACCTGCTGATTGGCAAAGTGTAAAATCACAACTATATGGCAAAAAGGAAAAAAAGTCAAAAATTATCTTTTTCTTGGAAAACGGACGAGCGAGAAAACCTGGAGGAGCTAAGCGACAGCAAGCTGGTGGCGCTGGCGCTCAAGAAAATTCCTCCGGCCTCTCAAGAAATTGTCAGGAGGTACCAGAAAAAGCTTTTCGCGTACCTTTATCATCTGGTAGGTAATAAAGAAGAGGTCGAGGATATCCTGCAAAACGTTTTTATTAAAGTTTACGGAAATCTCTCCCACTTTGACAAGAGTAAGAAATTTTCTTCCTGGATATACAGAATTGCCCATAATGAGGCGGTTAATATTCTAAAAAAAAGAGGAAGAAGACGCCTTGTTTCTCTGGAAGATATTTCTACCAGCAAAGATAAATTGGAAACCAGTAGCAGCGAGAAATCACCCATTGACTCCTGGATAAATAAAGAATTAAAAAAAGAAGTGCAGATTGCTATTGATAGATTGCCCAGCAAATACAAAGAGGTTTTAATTTTGCGCTATTTCCTTGACAAATCATACGAAGAAATGAGCGAGATTTTGGGAAAGCCGGTAAATACTGTCGGCACGCTTTTAAACCGCGCGCGCAAAAAACTCTTGCAGATTATAAGGGCGTCATGGAAGTGATACTTGAATAACAAGGAAATTACTGGTATTATTACTCATACTCAAAAAACGCCGCGTTCGTCTAGTCCGGCCTAGGACGCCAGGTTTTCATCCTGGAAATCATGGGTTCGAATCCCATACGCGGTACAATGGAACAAACGGGACAACAAATCTTTCAATTTCTCTCCCACTATGGCTACTGGATAATGCTTCCCTTGATGATTATTGAAGGACCAGTGGCAACTTTAATCGCGGCGATGCTAGCGTCACTCGGCGCTTTTAATGCTTTTGTCGTTTTAATATTATCCATCGCCGGAGATATGATTGGGGATGTCATATTGTACGGCTTAGGATACAAATACGGAATGGGTTTCGTTAAACGGGCCGGAAAGTATATTGGGATAACGGAAAACTTGGTATTGCGAATGGAGAAATATTTTACGCGCCACGGCGGGAAAACCATTTTTGCCGTGAAGTCCACCACTGGCCTCTGCTGGGCGACTTTCACCGCAGCCGGAATTGTTAAAATGAATTTTAAAAAATTCGTGCTTTATTCATTTCTGGGCGGAGTTGTCTGGAGCGGTTTTTTAGTGGCGGTGGGATATTTTTATGGTTACCTCTGGCGGGAAATCGCCAAATCAATCAAATGGATCGGATGGGCGGTAACAATCATCGCGATCATTACTTTTGCACTCATTACTTTCTATAAAAAATGGCGGGCAAAAAAATTGCTGACCGAAAATAATAATAGCGAGAATAAAAGTTAAATCTTCCGTTATAATATGTCAAATTTCCGCATATGCAGAAAATGATATATTTTTATTTTGGTCAGTACCTTGCTTTCTTGCCCAAAATCGCGGAAAGCACTAAAATTCCTATTGTATGGAAGAAAAGATAAAAAAAGCCATTAGGACCATAAAGGAAACTCTTTTTGTTGATCCGAAACTTTTATACGAAAAGGAGCGGCATTTAGTTAATCAGCCGTTTTACTTTGAAGGTATCAATGGCAAGGCAGTGCTTTTAATTCATGGCTGGAGCTCGGTTCCTTATGAAGTGAGGCGTTTGGGAAAATATCTGAATGAAAACGGCTACACGGCCTCCGGACCAATGCTTCGCGGCCACGGGACAGTACCCAAAGATTTGGAGAATGTGAAGTGGGCTGATTGGCTGGAGGATGTCGAAAAGTCATACCTAGAACTTAGAAATAAGTTTGACAAGGTGTATGTTGGAGGAACTTCAATTGGCGCGAACTTAGCAATTTTTTTGGCTTCCAGACACCCGGAAATTTCAGGACTTGTCCTTATGGCGACGCCCTATAAATTGCGAATCGAAAAAATTTCGCTTTTCTTCGCCAAGATCCTTCGCAAATTCAGGCGTTACAATAAGAAATTTTATCCGCCTACCTTTGGCGTCTCGACGACTCTGACAAGAATAATTTCCTATCAAACTTATCCAGTTGATAGCGCACTGGAAACGTTTAACTTGGTGAAAGCATCACGAGAAAAAATTCCTCTCGTTACCCAGCCCTGTTTTTTGCTCCAGTCATCAAGCGATCATATTGTTTCCAGAAACAATATGGATTCCATTTACAACAAAATCGCTTCTAAAATTAAAAAGAAACAGTACATTCACCGAGCCTATCACACTTTCATTTCGGACATTAAGAATGAGCATGTGTTTGAGGACATACTCAATTTTCTCAACGAAAATTGAGAAGCTTATTAGCTTCTTAGGTTTTTAGTCCTAATGAGCTAAAAAGCTAATTCCTAAAAAGCCAAGCTATGAAAATTGGTATCTTCACCAATAACTATCTTCCTAATCCTTACGGTGTAGCCAACTCCATTGAGAGTTTTCGCAGACAGTTTGAGAAGCTTGGCCACACTGTTTATATTTTTGCTCCGCGCACCAAGGGATACACAGACCAAAATCCCAATGTGTTTCGCTATCCTTCAATTGATATAAAATACAAAATCAGCTTTCCACTGGCTATTCCATATTCCAGAAGAATAAGCAAGATTTTAGAAAAATTAGATCTTGATATTATCCACTCGCAACACCCGACGCTTCTGGGGAAAACAGCTATGAAATGGGCGCGCCGCAAAAAAATTCCTCTTGTTTTAACTTGGCACACACTTCACGAGCATTACGTCCATTTTGCTCCACTGGTTCCTAAAAAATTGGCAATTTGGTGGATAAATAGAAAAGCCGTAAAATACGCCAATCGATGCGATGCGGTTGTCACCCCGACTGAATCGGTGAAAAAAATTATTCAAGATTTGGGAGTGATAAATGAGAATATAATTCCTATTCCCACAGGCGTGGAAGAAGAATTTTATCAGAACACGAACAGAAATTTGATTAGAAAAAAATATAATATTAGCGATGACGAGATTTTATTGCTTCTAGTTTCTCGGTTGACAGCGGAAAAGAATATAGAATTTCTTTTTCGAGCAATTATCAGAGTGTTAAAATTGGCGAATAACTCAAAATTTTTAGTGGCCGGAGAAGGACATCTAGTGCCGAAATTAAAATCCATGGTTAAAGATAATGACATGAAGAATAGAGTAATATTTGTCGGTGTTGTTGATAAAAAAGAAATCAAAAATTATTACGCGGCAGCGGATATTTTCGTTTATGCCTCCAAATCAGAAACGCAAGGAATGATTATAAGCGAGGCGATGTATGCGGGACTGCCAATTGTGGCAGTAAATGCTACGGGATCTAAAGATCTTGTTGAAGATAGCGTTAACGGTTTTTTGGTTCCGGAAGACGAAAATAAATTTGCCGAAGCAGTAAGTAAACTGGTAGGAAATGCGGAATTAAGAAGAAAATTTGGTGAAAATTCAGCCGGAATTGCTAGAGAAAAATACACCGATAAAGTTTGCGCACAAAGGATGCTGGAAATCTATGCAGCAGCGCTTAAGCATAAAAAAAAGCCACATACATTTCGTAGTGGCTTATGAATATATTCTTCATCTTATCCAAATGGTTTATCAAGCGCAGCAGCAGAAGTCCTGGCGACAAAATTATGATGATCCTCAATCTTTTTTCTTGTAGCATTATATAATGCCTCTGAAAACTTTAAATATTGATCTTCTTTTGAAAGATCGGGTAACGGCATACCTTCAAATTTTTTCCTAAATTTTTCAAGAATATCATTTCCTTTCATTATATCTCCTTTTTGAAAGAACTTTACTAATTATAAACCGTTATAAAAAAGCTGTCAATTGAATTTTGTAATGATTCTTAGAAAAAAATTTTACCAGAAAAATACTTTGAAAGTGGCCCGAAATTTAATTGGCTGTTTTTTAGTACGAAAAATTGGCAAGAAAATTATCAGAGGTGTCATTACTGAAACTGAAGCGTATATTGGCGAAAAAGATTTGGCCTGTCACGCCAGCCGCGGAAAAACGCCGCGGACGGAAATTATGTACGGCGAAGCCGGTCATGCGTATATTTATCTCATTTACGGAATGTACCATTGTCTCAATATCGTCACGGAAAAGAAAAATTTTCCCGCCGCTGTTCTTATCCGAGGCATAAAACCACTAGGAACCTTTCGCGCGAAAGATTCCACAAAGAGAAGCAATCTTGATAGCATAGTGCTGGATGGACCGGGAAAAGTTTGCCGATTCTTTAAAATTGATAAGAAATTAAACGGCTGTGATATAACCAAGGGCAAGAAATTGTGGATAGAGAAAGGAATTAAATTTAAAGAGAAAGATATAAAAAAATCAAAGAGAATCGGCATTGATTATGCCGGACACTCGCGGCATTATCTTTGGAGGCTTTATTTGCCTTTGGCTTGACAATAACGATAATTCTTTCTATACTGACGAGAAAATATTTTTAAATAAATCAACTCTAAAGGAGGAACAGAATGATTAAGTTATTTAAAAATTTTCCGGAAATTGTGGCGTTGATATCTCAACGCGAAGACGGCGATTTAAGTGTCTTGTATGATTACGAGAGGAGAAAAAGCCAGAATCCTAACCGAAGAGTTTTTGTTCAAAAGAATGGAATTCCTGAAAACAATGTTGTCAGTGCCTTATTGAACCACGGAAATGAAATTGCAATAGTGGATTGCCATTCTCCTTTATTTATCCCCCGGACTGATGCGCTTCTCGCCAAAGAAAAAGGAATTTATCTTTCTGTAACGTCAAGGGATTGTTATCCCGTATTGGCTTATGATCCCCGTGAAAAAATTATAGCTATAATCCACGCCGGCTGGAGAGGTATAGCCAGAAACATAGTTCCATCGGTTTTAGACGCTATGATGAAGCTTGGCTCAAGCAGTCATAACATTCATATCGCAATAGGGCCGGGAATCTGCCAAGCCCATTTTGAATTTGATGAGAAGGATATGAAGCAACACTTTGGAAAATATGATGACGGTAAACATGTTATTAGGGCAGGTGATTTCAAAGTTCATATTGACCTAGAGGGAATTATTCTAGACCAATTACTGGAAAGCAAGGTGAAAGAAGATAATATTGAAGTTATAGGCGAATGCACTTTTTGCAGTTACAAAAAGTATTTTTCCGCCCGGAGGGACAAAAGTCCCGAAAGCATGATTGCTATCATTGGAATGAGAGAGAATTTTCGGAAGGGGGAAGTTTTAGCCGGCAAATTCTGCCAACCAGCTTACGCTTGAAAAAACTAGGTCCTTCTTTGTTAACAGCAGAGAAGGACTTTTTGTTTGACTAAAGGGAAAATAAAGGGTAGTATTAAGGAAGATAAGCGATAATAAAAAGGAAAACCAAATATGAAAAATGTTGTGACCATAGACAAAATCATCTCTCTTTGCAAGCGTAGAGGTTTCGTATTTCCCGGATCAGAAATCTACGGCGGGCTGGCCAACAGCTGGGATTATGGCTCCTACGGAGTGGAACTACTCAACAATATCCGCAATCACTGGTGGGATTTCTTTGTCAGCCGCCGGCCGGATATGGTGGGAATTGAATCGACGGTGATTATGAACCCGAAAGTATGGGAAGCTAGTGGACACCTAATCCAATTTCATGATTTGATGGTCGAGGATAAAGTAACCCACGAAAGGCACCGCGCTGATCATCTTCTTGAAGAGCACGGCGTAAAAGTAGAAGGAATGAAGCCGGAACAAATGTGGGACGCGATTAAAAAAGATAAAATTAAAAGTCCTTCCGGCAATGAGCTTGCCGAACCCAAGCAATTTAATTTAATGTTTAGAACTTTCATTGGCCCGACAGAGGATAATTCAGCGCTAACTTATCTCAGGCCGGAGACCGCGCAAGGAATGTTTGTTGATTTTCAACAAGTGCTTCAAACAACGCGGAAAAAAATACCTTTCGGAATCGCTCAAATGGGAAAATGCTTTCGCAATGAAATCACCACTGGCCAATTTCTTTTTCGCCTGCGAGAGTTTAACTTAATGGAATTTGAATATTTCATTCATCCCGAAAAATGGGAAAAGTTGTTTGATATGTGGGTAACGGAAATTAAAAAATACCATAAAGAGCTGGGATTTAAAGAAAAAGATGTGATCTGGCATGAAATTCCGGATGGAGAACGGGCCCACTATTCAAAGAGGACAATTGATATTGAATATAAATTTCCCTTCGGCACCAAAGAACTCCACGCCATTGCCTATCGGACCGATTATGATCTTCGTGCTCACGAGAAAGCCAGCGGAAAAGATATGAGTTATGTTGATTCTGAAACCGGCGAAAAGTTTATTCCCCATGTTATTGAGCCGACATTCGGAGCCGATCGGACATTATTGGCGGTTTTATGTTCCGCTTACCAGGAAGAACAAGCTCCAACGGCTGCTGGCGGGAAGGAAATAAGGATCGTGCTAAAAATTCCCAAACATCTCGCTCCCATTAAGGTGGCCGTTCTTCCTCTTTCTAAAAAAGAAGAATTGTGCCAGAAAGCCCGCGAGGTGTGGGATATCGTCCGGCCTCATTTTCGCAGTGAATATGACGAAACCCAGTCCATCGGCCGGCGCTACCGTCGCCAGGATGAAATTGGGACCCCTTATTGCGTGACGATTGACTTCGAAACCTTGAATGACAATGCAGTTACTATAAGAGACAGGGACACAATGAAGCAGGATAGGGTAAAAATCGAAAAATTGCAAGATTATTTAGATAGCAAGTTAAATAAAAATAGGCAATAAACAACCAATTTAAACCTATGAATATCCGACAAATCTACGAACTAGCTATCGATCTGGGAATCAAAAGCGACTTCCGCCCGAAAGAAAGAATAAACAAACAATTAAAGCGCATTAAGGAAAAGTATAAAAAACTCTCTAAAGATGAGAAGACGCTTTTTGATGTTGAAAAACTTACCAGCCCTTACATCGACTCCCGTATTCATTTTGACAACGGCGCAAAAAACATCCGCCGAGTGATGGCCGGAATTGACATTGATAGCGCGGAAATTTTAGCGGCTCGTTATCTTTCCGATAAAGATCCAAAAAAGCCGATAGATCTTATTATTGCTCATCATCCAATAGGAAAGGGACTGGCGGACTTAAGCGAAGTGATGCATCTTCAAGCGGACGTTTTAGCGGGATACGGCGTGCCGATCAATATTGCGGAAAGCGTTCTCAAAACAAAGATCAGTGAAGTAAGCCGAAGCGTTAATCCGATAAACCACTTCAAAGCGGTTGATACGGCACGGCTTCTAGGGATAAGCTTGATGAATGTTCACACACCGGCGGACAATCTTGTCGCCCATTTTGTGGAAAAGAAGATAAGAAAAGATAAGCCGGAATATGTCGGGGATGTTTTGAAATCCCTCCTGGAAATTTCCGAATACAAAGAAGCGGCCAAAAGAGGGTTCGGACCAGTGCTTTTTACCGGATCGGAAGACAACCGGGTGGGGAAAATAGTTATTACTGAAATAACCGGCGGAACGGAAGGCAGTCCGAAAATATATGAAAAAATGTCCCAAGCCGGAATTGGAACGGTGATTTCTATGCACCAAAGCGAAGAGCATCGCAAGGAAGCCGAAAAAGCGCACATTAATGTCGTTATTGCCGGGCATATTTCTTCGGACTCCATTGGAATGAACTTGCTTTTAGATGAATTGGAGAAAAGAGGAATAGAAATTATGCCGTGTTCAGGTTTAATCCGTATTAGTAGGGTAAAATCAAAAATTAAAATGAAAAATGACAAATCAAAATTCAAAAAGAATAAAATAATGTTAAAATTATCATTTTAATATTTGCATTATGTTTTTATAAAGGATTAGTATGGAAAATCGGTATAAAAAAACAGTTTTATCAAATGGGTTGCGTATTTTAACCGTTCCTATGAAAAACACCCAAACAGTGACAGTAGTGGTGATGGTTAGTGTCGGTTCGCGCTACGAATCCGAAAAAGAAGCAGGACTTTCGCACTTCATTGAGCATATGTTTTTCAAGGGAACACAAAAAAGGCCGACTTTCTTGGATATTTCATCCACTTTGGATTCCATCGGAGGAGAATTCAATGCTTTTACCGGAAAAGAAATAACAGGATACTACGTAAAAGTTGATTACAAACATGCGGAATTAGCTCTTGATGTTGTTTCGGATATTTTTCTTGATTCTAAAATTGACGCAGCGGAAATTGAAAAAGAAAAAGGAACGATTATCCAGGAAATAAATATGTATGAGGACTCACCAATGAATAATATTGGAAATATTTTTGAAAGACTACTCTATCAAGGCAGTTCGCTGGGCCGAGACACGATTGGAAATAAAAAGACGGTGAACGCTTTCAAGAGGCGTGATTTTATCCGTTACATGAATAAATCATATATAGCAAGTGATTCCGTTGTTTGCGTTGCTGGTAATTTTGATGAAAAAAAATTGTATCCAAAAATAGAAAAGTATTTTTTTATGATGAAAAAAGGAAAAAAGCCCAGGCTTGATAAAATCAGGGAAAAACAAGTAAAGCCGCAGATTAAGATTCATTTCAAGAAAACTGATCAGACGCATTTAGTTATTGGTAATCGGGCCTATCACCAAAACCACAAAGATAGATTTGCCCTTGGCCTGCTTTCTGTAATTTTAGGGGGATCAATGAGCAGCCGATTATTTTCTGAAGTCCGGGAAAAAAGAGGCCTGGCATATTATGTTCGAACAGAAACAGAAGCGCATAAAGACTGTGGCTATATCGCTACCCAAGCCGGAGTGGAACATAAAAATCTTGAAAATACCATCGATGTAATCCTTGCTGAATGCAAAAAAATATCCAAACAAAAAGTCAGTTTTCAAGAACTGAAGAAAGCCAAGGACTATATAAAAGGCAAAAGCGTCATGAATTTCGAGTCCTCTGATGAAGTGGCAATGTTTCATATTAACCAGGAAGTACACAAGCGAAAAATAATGACCCTCCCGGAAATTTTTAAAAAAATTGATAAAGTAACTGAAGCTGATGTGCTTAAAGTAGCAAAAGACATTTTCACTAACAGCAAGCTTGATTTAGCTGTGATCGGGCCGCACAAGGACGAAAAGAAATTGCAAAAATTGCTAACGCTATCATAAAAATTAAAAATACAAAACTATATGGTCGACAAACGCACTATTGATGTCTCCACTGGAATAATTTTTCGGACCATTGTGATTTTGCTGGGAATCTGGCTTCTTTATTTGGTTCGTGGCGTTATTGCTATTTTCTTTATTGCGCTGATTTTCGCGGCGGCGATAGACCCGCTGGTGGTCTGGATGAGACGCAAAGGAATTCCACGGACGTTTGCTGTGCTCTTCATCTATCTTCTCCTGTTTTTTATAATCGGAATGCTGGTTTCCTTTTTAGTTCCTCCTCTGGTAAGCCAGTTTAAAAGCTTTACTCAAGAGATGCCAATGTATATGGAACAATTAACCAAAGCATTTGGCGGAATAGAAAATTATTTTCAATCCTACAGCATCACTTTTAGCGGACAGGATTTTGCAAAGGATTTAGGCAGCAAAATTATTCAGTCATCAGGCGAGATCTTTTCTACTACAGTCAGTGTGTTCACGAGCATAATCGCGGCCATCGCCATTTTGTCCATGACGTTTTATCTTTCAGTAAAAGAGGAAGGAATGAAAAAATTTCTGGCCCTTGTTACTCCTCCTGACCATCAAGATTACGTGGTGTCGCTGGCGGAAAGAATAAAAGACAAAATCGGAAAGTGGCTGCAGGGGCAGTTATTTCTAATGCTAGTAATTTTTGTCCTCGATTTTGTCGCCTTGTATTTTTTGGGAGTTCCCTACGCTTTAATTCTTGCCATTCTTGGTGGTGTGCTTGAAATTATTCCATATTTGGGTCCCATAATCTCCGCTATTCCCGGCGTAATTTTGGGTTTTCTTATTTCTCCTTTGACGGGACTGCTTATTTTGACGGCTTACATTGTCATTCAGCAGTTTGAAAACCATGTGATCGTTCCTCAAGTGATGAAAAAGGCAGTGGGATTAAATCCGGTGGCAGTTATTCTGGCTCTCTTAATCGGAGCTAAGTTGGGCGGAGTGCCCGGCGCGATTTTGGCTATTCCTTTAACCGCGGCTCTTAGTGTGTTTGTAGGGGATCTGGTCAAAAAAGATAAAACGGACCCTGTAGCCAGTATGGTAGAAAACTAAAAACAAACCCCTGTCTTAGTAGGTTTGTTTTTAATATAATTTCTATACCTTCTGTTGCGGCAGGTGATGAAAGCCACGTCTGATTGAAAAAATTGCAGAACTTTTTACCACTTTAGCGCTGGATTTCTTTCCTGCGTACGTCGGAAGCTCCAAACAGCGTGACGATCTCTTTAAACATTTTTCTGGTTAATTCCGTGTTATCGTTTTGGTAATTGCAGGTGTAGACATCCATATTAACCACACCTATCTCCGGCCAGGTATGCATGGAAACATGAGATTCCGAAAGAGCCACAATTCCGGTAAATGAGTTATTATCAAAACGATAATAATAACTCCCCAGCTCCGTGAGATTATTCTTTCTGATAATCTCAGAAACTTTCTTTTTAATCTCTTCCATGTCAAGATTAAAAAGATAATCTGGATCGCAACCTCGGAGGTCTCCGATAATATGCGTCCCAATGGGATTAGCCATCTCTTAATTTTCCGAAGGCAGGTTGCAGAATAATTTCTCATTACCTTCGGGTTAAGGATAATTTGAATAGTATACAAGGGATTATATCAAAGTTTTAAAATATCGTAAATAGTTTTTTCTATGTTGTCAAGACCTGCCAAAGACATTATCGCGACACTGGCTTACTACGACGGGCTGGATTATCCACTCACCCTTTTTGAAATTTGGAAGTATCTGATGTGGGCTGACCAAACAGCTGATCATTCCAGCCTGGATAATACGACTCTAGCTATAATAACTGAAGCGCTGAAGGATCCGGAATTGAAAAAGCACATAGAAGAGTCCGGGGGATTTTACTTCCTGCGAGGGAGAAAAGAACTGGTAGAAAAAAGAATTGCCGCAAGCAAAATAGCCAATGAAAAAACAAAACGGCTGCGCCGAGTGGTTAGCATCCTTCGCTTTGTTCCCTATGTCCGAATGATCGGCGTTACAGGGAAACTGGCTATGAAGATGGCGAATCAAAAAAGCGACTGGGATCTGCTCGTAGTTCTCAAGAAAGGAAAAATCTGGACAGGAAGAACTTTGGTAACCGGCATTACTCATCTTATGGGAAAGAGAAGACATGGAGCATTTGTTACTGACCGGGTGTGTTTAAACTATTTCATTACTGATCAATCCCTAAAACTGTCCACCAGGGATCTTTTCTCCGCCAGCGAATATTTTTTTCTTTTTCCTTTGTTTGATGCCGGGGTTTTTA
Coding sequences within:
- the tsaD gene encoding tRNA (adenosine(37)-N6)-threonylcarbamoyltransferase complex transferase subunit TsaD; this translates as MSITTILGIETSCDETAASVIKAGKGKLKVLSNIVSSQTKIHARWGGVVPNLAAREHLKNIILVINLAFKEAGIKPHDIDLITVTRGPGLIPALLIGTNVAKTLAYVWKKPLLGIHHIEGHIYANFISVNSKSNKAKKLRSSDIKFPILCLVVSGGHTQLILMKKHLDYEIIGETLDDAAGEAFDKVARILGLGYPGGPAIAKFASQWKSQVINPKSETNSKFKIQNSKFFRLPRPMINSNNLNFSFSGLKTAVLYETKKLKTINYKLKAILCAEFQQAVVDVLISKTLKAAKIYCPKTIMLAGGVSANIELRNQLRNNLRRYYPNTIYKIPDIRYSIDNAAMIAAAGYYRWKYMTVTQKKKALSSWKTLQPDANLKLK
- a CDS encoding RNA polymerase sigma factor; its protein translation is MAKRKKSQKLSFSWKTDERENLEELSDSKLVALALKKIPPASQEIVRRYQKKLFAYLYHLVGNKEEVEDILQNVFIKVYGNLSHFDKSKKFSSWIYRIAHNEAVNILKKRGRRRLVSLEDISTSKDKLETSSSEKSPIDSWINKELKKEVQIAIDRLPSKYKEVLILRYFLDKSYEEMSEILGKPVNTVGTLLNRARKKLLQIIRASWK
- a CDS encoding DedA family protein, with the protein product MEQTGQQIFQFLSHYGYWIMLPLMIIEGPVATLIAAMLASLGAFNAFVVLILSIAGDMIGDVILYGLGYKYGMGFVKRAGKYIGITENLVLRMEKYFTRHGGKTIFAVKSTTGLCWATFTAAGIVKMNFKKFVLYSFLGGVVWSGFLVAVGYFYGYLWREIAKSIKWIGWAVTIIAIITFALITFYKKWRAKKLLTENNNSENKS
- a CDS encoding alpha/beta fold hydrolase produces the protein MEEKIKKAIRTIKETLFVDPKLLYEKERHLVNQPFYFEGINGKAVLLIHGWSSVPYEVRRLGKYLNENGYTASGPMLRGHGTVPKDLENVKWADWLEDVEKSYLELRNKFDKVYVGGTSIGANLAIFLASRHPEISGLVLMATPYKLRIEKISLFFAKILRKFRRYNKKFYPPTFGVSTTLTRIISYQTYPVDSALETFNLVKASREKIPLVTQPCFLLQSSSDHIVSRNNMDSIYNKIASKIKKKQYIHRAYHTFISDIKNEHVFEDILNFLNEN
- a CDS encoding glycosyltransferase, whose translation is MKIGIFTNNYLPNPYGVANSIESFRRQFEKLGHTVYIFAPRTKGYTDQNPNVFRYPSIDIKYKISFPLAIPYSRRISKILEKLDLDIIHSQHPTLLGKTAMKWARRKKIPLVLTWHTLHEHYVHFAPLVPKKLAIWWINRKAVKYANRCDAVVTPTESVKKIIQDLGVINENIIPIPTGVEEEFYQNTNRNLIRKKYNISDDEILLLLVSRLTAEKNIEFLFRAIIRVLKLANNSKFLVAGEGHLVPKLKSMVKDNDMKNRVIFVGVVDKKEIKNYYAAADIFVYASKSETQGMIISEAMYAGLPIVAVNATGSKDLVEDSVNGFLVPEDENKFAEAVSKLVGNAELRRKFGENSAGIAREKYTDKVCAQRMLEIYAAALKHKKKPHTFRSGL
- a CDS encoding DNA-3-methyladenine glycosylase — encoded protein: MILRKKFYQKNTLKVARNLIGCFLVRKIGKKIIRGVITETEAYIGEKDLACHASRGKTPRTEIMYGEAGHAYIYLIYGMYHCLNIVTEKKNFPAAVLIRGIKPLGTFRAKDSTKRSNLDSIVLDGPGKVCRFFKIDKKLNGCDITKGKKLWIEKGIKFKEKDIKKSKRIGIDYAGHSRHYLWRLYLPLA
- the pgeF gene encoding peptidoglycan editing factor PgeF — protein: MIKLFKNFPEIVALISQREDGDLSVLYDYERRKSQNPNRRVFVQKNGIPENNVVSALLNHGNEIAIVDCHSPLFIPRTDALLAKEKGIYLSVTSRDCYPVLAYDPREKIIAIIHAGWRGIARNIVPSVLDAMMKLGSSSHNIHIAIGPGICQAHFEFDEKDMKQHFGKYDDGKHVIRAGDFKVHIDLEGIILDQLLESKVKEDNIEVIGECTFCSYKKYFSARRDKSPESMIAIIGMRENFRKGEVLAGKFCQPAYA
- a CDS encoding glycine--tRNA ligase, encoding MKNVVTIDKIISLCKRRGFVFPGSEIYGGLANSWDYGSYGVELLNNIRNHWWDFFVSRRPDMVGIESTVIMNPKVWEASGHLIQFHDLMVEDKVTHERHRADHLLEEHGVKVEGMKPEQMWDAIKKDKIKSPSGNELAEPKQFNLMFRTFIGPTEDNSALTYLRPETAQGMFVDFQQVLQTTRKKIPFGIAQMGKCFRNEITTGQFLFRLREFNLMEFEYFIHPEKWEKLFDMWVTEIKKYHKELGFKEKDVIWHEIPDGERAHYSKRTIDIEYKFPFGTKELHAIAYRTDYDLRAHEKASGKDMSYVDSETGEKFIPHVIEPTFGADRTLLAVLCSAYQEEQAPTAAGGKEIRIVLKIPKHLAPIKVAVLPLSKKEELCQKAREVWDIVRPHFRSEYDETQSIGRRYRRQDEIGTPYCVTIDFETLNDNAVTIRDRDTMKQDRVKIEKLQDYLDSKLNKNRQ